The following coding sequences are from one Lolium rigidum isolate FL_2022 chromosome 6, APGP_CSIRO_Lrig_0.1, whole genome shotgun sequence window:
- the LOC124668271 gene encoding transcriptional corepressor LEUNIG-like isoform X1: MSQSQSQSQSQSQSQSQTNWEADKMLDVYIYDYFVKRNLQETAKAFQTEGKVSPDPVAIDAPGGFLFEWWSVFWDIFIARTNEKHSDIAASYIQTQLVKAREHQQQQQQQQQPQQQQQQQQHQSQQQQQHQSQQQQQQQQQQQQQQQQQQQQQQQQQQQQQQQQQQQQQQQQQQQHHQHQQQQSQQQQQQQQQIQMQQMLLQRAAQQQQQQQQRRDGSHLLNGSASGFSGSDPLMRQNPATANAMAAKMYEERLKLSSQRDSLDEASMKVQQRYGENASQVLDPNQALLKAGASGQSSGQILHGTAGGLSGALQQVQARSPQLAMQEQTIKTEMNPVLTPRTAGPEGSFIGVQGSNQGGSNLTLKGWPLTGLDQLRSGILQQKSFMQSPQQQFQQLQFLNPQQQQQLLMQAQQNMASPTASDVDTRRLRMLLNNRNMVIGQDGQTNSGGDIIPNIGSPTQSGGSRTDIDMLIKKKIAHLQQLQQQSHSQQQQQLQQSTVSSQQSQSSNQLHQQQEKSGVGCMPIDGSIPNSFVVTDQASKKRKKPVSSSGRANSSGTANTAGPSPSSAPSTPSTQTPGDAMSMPQLLHNGGPSKPLMMFGSDGTGSLTSPVNPLGDVDRLLEDGSLDDNVDSFLSQEDLDPRETMGRSMDASKGSSFSEVAKARASTGKVICCHFSSDGKLLATGGHDKKAVLWFTDALNPKSTLEEHSMLITDVRFSPSMTRLATSSFDKTVRVWDADNPGYSLRTFTGHSASVKSLDFHSNKEDIICSCDSDGEVRCWSINNGSCVTCVRVFNGGATQLRFQPRQGKYIAAASEKTVSILDAETLQVCRSALQGHVKSIQSICWDAAGDYLASVSEDSVKVWSFTSGNDGERVHELNCSGNKFNSCVFHPNYPSLLVIGCYESIELWDIREKNTVTISNAHDGLIAALAASNASGLVASVSHDKLVKLWK; encoded by the exons ATGTCGCAGTCGCAGTCCCAGTCCCAATCCCAGTCCCAGTCCCAGTCCCAGACCAACTGGGAGGCGGATAAGAT GTTGGATGTCTACATATATGACTATTTTGTGAAGAGAAATTTGCAGGAGACTGCAAAAGCCTTCCAAACGGAAGGGAAGGTCTCACCGGATCCAGTTG CAATTGATGCTCCTGGTGGCTTCCTTTTTGAATGGTGGTCAGTATTTTGGGATATATTCATAGCACGGACAAATGAGAAGCACTCAGATATTGCAGCATCATATATTCAG ACTCAGTTAGTGAAAGCAAGGGAAcatcaacagcagcagcagcaacaacaacagcctcagcagcagcagcagcaacaacaacatcaatctcagcagcagcagcaacatcaatctcagcagcagcaacaacagcagcaacaacaacaacaacagcaacaacaacaacaacaacaacaacagcaacaacagcagcaacagcagcaacaacaacaacagcagcagcagcagcaacagcaacaacagcatcatcaacatcaacaacaacaatctcaacagcagcagcaacaacaacagcaaatCCAAATGCAACAAATGTTATTACAGAGAGCTgcacagcagcaacagcagcagcagcagcgcagaGATGGTTCTCATCTTCTTAATGGTTCTGCAAGTGGGTTTTCTGGAAGTGATCCTTTAATGCGACAGAACCCAGCTACTGCCAATGCTATGGCAGCAAAAATGTATGAGGAGAGGTTAAAGCTCTCTTCTCAGCGAGATTCTCTGGATGAGGCATCAATGAAG GTGCAGCAAAGATATGGCGAAAATGCTAGCCAAGTACTTGATCCAAACCAAGCATTGTTGAAAGCAGGTGCAAGCGGACAATCTTCAGG GCAAATTCTGCATGGTACTGCTGGTGGGTTGTCAGGCGCTCTGCAACAAGTTCAGGCAAGAAGCCCGCAACTGGCTATGCAAGAACAG ACTATCAAAACTGAGATGAATCCAGTTTTGACACCAAGAACTGCGGGTCCTGAGGGATCATTCATTGGTGTACAAG GATCTAATCAAGGTGGAAGCAATTTGACTCTGAAAGGTTGGCCACTCACG GGACTCGACCAGCTTCGCTCCGGCATTCTGCAGCAGAAGTCATTTATGCAATCTCCACAACAACAATTTCAACAGCTTCAGTTTCTCAATCCGCAACAGCAACAACAGCTTTTAATGCAAGCACAGCAAAACATGGCTTCGCCTACAGCTAGTGATGTTGACACCAGAAGGTTAAGGATGCTTCTTAATAACAGAAATATGGTCATTGGGCAGGATGGGCAGACAAATAGTGGTGGGGATATTATTCCAAATATTGGTTCTCCTACTCAAAGTGGTGGATCACGCACTGATATAGACATGCTAATAAAG AAGAAAATTGCTCATTTACAACAGTTGCAGCAGCAAAGTCATagccaacagcaacaacaacttcAGCAATCTACAGTCTCCAGTCAGCAGTCTCAGAGCTCAAACCAGCTTCACCAGCAACAGGAAAAATCTGGAGTTGGATGCATGCCTATTGACGGAAGCATACCAAACTCTTTTGTAGTAACTGACCAA GCATCAAAGAAGAGAAAGAAACCTGTCTCGTCCTCAGGGAGAGCTAATAGTTCAGGAACAGCAAATACTGCTGGGCCATCTCCAAGTTCTGCGCCTTCGACACCTTCCACTCAAACCCCAGGAGATGCAATGTCCATGCCACAGCTGCTGCATAATGGTGGTCCATCGAAACCATTAATGATGTTTGGTTCCGATGGCACAGGAAGCTTGACCTCTCCAGTAAACCCACTG GGTGACGTGGACCGTTTGCTGGAAGATGGCTCCTTGGATGACAATGTAGACTCTTTTTTATCACAGGAGGACTTGGATCCTCGAGAAACCATGGGACGCTCTATGGATGCTAGTAAAG GGTCTAGTTTTTCTGAGGTTGCAAAAGCCCGTGCAAGTACAGGCAAGGTTATTTGTTGCCATTTCTCGTCAGATGGAAAACTACTTGCCACCGGAGGCCATGACAAGAAG GCTGTTTTATGGTTTACAGATGCCCTAAACCCCAAATCTACATTAGAAGAGCATTCTATGCTAATTACAGATGTCCGATTTAGCCCAAGCATGACCCGCCTCGCAACATCTTCCTTTGACAAAACCGTACGGGTTTGGGATGCTGACAAT CCAGGTTATTCACTCCGTACTTTCACGGGTCATTCAGCTTCTGTTAAGTCACTTGATTTTCATTCAAATAAAGAAGACATCATTTGCTCCTGTGATAGTGATGGGGAAGTGCGCTGTTGGAGCATAAATAATGGTAGCTGTGTGACATGTGTTAGGGTCTTCAAC GGAGGTGCTACTCAGTTGAGATTTCAACCTCGTCAAGGGAAATATATTGCAGCTGCCTCGGAGAAGACGGTATCGATACTCGATGCAGAAACACTACAAGTTTGTAGAAGTGCTTTACAG GGACACGTAAAGAGTATTCAGTCGATTTGTTGGGATGCTGCGGGTGACTATCTCGCCTCTGTAAGTGAAGATTCTGTCAAGGTGTGGTCATTTACTTCGGGAAATGATGGCGAGCGTGTGCATGAATTGAATTGCAGCGGAAACAAGTTTAATTCTTGTGTTTTTCATCCAAATTATCCATCGTTGCTTGTAATTGGTTGTTATGAG TCCATAGAACTTTGGGACATAAGGGAGAAGAATACTGTGACCATCAGCAATGCACACGATGGCTTAATTGCAGCCCTAGCGGCATCAAATGCATCAGGGCTGGTTGCCTCAGTAAGTCATGATAAGCTTGTCAAGCTCTGGAAATGA
- the LOC124668271 gene encoding transcriptional corepressor LEUNIG-like isoform X3: protein MSQSQSQSQSQSQSQSQTNWEADKMLDVYIYDYFVKRNLQETAKAFQTEGKVSPDPVAIDAPGGFLFEWWSVFWDIFIARTNEKHSDIAASYIQTQLVKAREHQQQQQQQQQPQQQQQQQQHQSQQQQQHQSQQQQQQQQQQQQQQQQQQQQQQQQQQQQQQQQQQQQQQQQQQQHHQHQQQQSQQQQQQQQQIQMQQMLLQRAAQQQQQQQQRRDGSHLLNGSASGFSGSDPLMRQNPATANAMAAKMYEERLKLSSQRDSLDEASMKVQQRYGENASQVLDPNQALLKAGASGQSSGQILHGTAGGLSGALQQVQARSPQLAMQEQTIKTEMNPVLTPRTAGPEGSFIGVQGSNQGGSNLTLKGWPLTGLDQLRSGILQQKSFMQSPQQQFQQLQFLNPQQQQQLLMQAQQNMASPTASDVDTRRLRMLLNNRNMVIGQDGQTNSGGDIIPNIGSPTQSGGSRTDIDMLIKQSHSQQQQQLQQSTVSSQQSQSSNQLHQQQEKSGVGCMPIDGSIPNSFVVTDQASKKRKKPVSSSGRANSSGTANTAGPSPSSAPSTPSTQTPGDAMSMPQLLHNGGPSKPLMMFGSDGTGSLTSPVNPLGDVDRLLEDGSLDDNVDSFLSQEDLDPRETMGRSMDASKGSSFSEVAKARASTGKVICCHFSSDGKLLATGGHDKKAVLWFTDALNPKSTLEEHSMLITDVRFSPSMTRLATSSFDKTVRVWDADNPGYSLRTFTGHSASVKSLDFHSNKEDIICSCDSDGEVRCWSINNGSCVTCVRVFNGGATQLRFQPRQGKYIAAASEKTVSILDAETLQVCRSALQGHVKSIQSICWDAAGDYLASVSEDSVKVWSFTSGNDGERVHELNCSGNKFNSCVFHPNYPSLLVIGCYESIELWDIREKNTVTISNAHDGLIAALAASNASGLVASVSHDKLVKLWK from the exons ATGTCGCAGTCGCAGTCCCAGTCCCAATCCCAGTCCCAGTCCCAGTCCCAGACCAACTGGGAGGCGGATAAGAT GTTGGATGTCTACATATATGACTATTTTGTGAAGAGAAATTTGCAGGAGACTGCAAAAGCCTTCCAAACGGAAGGGAAGGTCTCACCGGATCCAGTTG CAATTGATGCTCCTGGTGGCTTCCTTTTTGAATGGTGGTCAGTATTTTGGGATATATTCATAGCACGGACAAATGAGAAGCACTCAGATATTGCAGCATCATATATTCAG ACTCAGTTAGTGAAAGCAAGGGAAcatcaacagcagcagcagcaacaacaacagcctcagcagcagcagcagcaacaacaacatcaatctcagcagcagcagcaacatcaatctcagcagcagcaacaacagcagcaacaacaacaacaacagcaacaacaacaacaacaacaacaacagcaacaacagcagcaacagcagcaacaacaacaacagcagcagcagcagcaacagcaacaacagcatcatcaacatcaacaacaacaatctcaacagcagcagcaacaacaacagcaaatCCAAATGCAACAAATGTTATTACAGAGAGCTgcacagcagcaacagcagcagcagcagcgcagaGATGGTTCTCATCTTCTTAATGGTTCTGCAAGTGGGTTTTCTGGAAGTGATCCTTTAATGCGACAGAACCCAGCTACTGCCAATGCTATGGCAGCAAAAATGTATGAGGAGAGGTTAAAGCTCTCTTCTCAGCGAGATTCTCTGGATGAGGCATCAATGAAG GTGCAGCAAAGATATGGCGAAAATGCTAGCCAAGTACTTGATCCAAACCAAGCATTGTTGAAAGCAGGTGCAAGCGGACAATCTTCAGG GCAAATTCTGCATGGTACTGCTGGTGGGTTGTCAGGCGCTCTGCAACAAGTTCAGGCAAGAAGCCCGCAACTGGCTATGCAAGAACAG ACTATCAAAACTGAGATGAATCCAGTTTTGACACCAAGAACTGCGGGTCCTGAGGGATCATTCATTGGTGTACAAG GATCTAATCAAGGTGGAAGCAATTTGACTCTGAAAGGTTGGCCACTCACG GGACTCGACCAGCTTCGCTCCGGCATTCTGCAGCAGAAGTCATTTATGCAATCTCCACAACAACAATTTCAACAGCTTCAGTTTCTCAATCCGCAACAGCAACAACAGCTTTTAATGCAAGCACAGCAAAACATGGCTTCGCCTACAGCTAGTGATGTTGACACCAGAAGGTTAAGGATGCTTCTTAATAACAGAAATATGGTCATTGGGCAGGATGGGCAGACAAATAGTGGTGGGGATATTATTCCAAATATTGGTTCTCCTACTCAAAGTGGTGGATCACGCACTGATATAGACATGCTAATAAAG CAAAGTCATagccaacagcaacaacaacttcAGCAATCTACAGTCTCCAGTCAGCAGTCTCAGAGCTCAAACCAGCTTCACCAGCAACAGGAAAAATCTGGAGTTGGATGCATGCCTATTGACGGAAGCATACCAAACTCTTTTGTAGTAACTGACCAA GCATCAAAGAAGAGAAAGAAACCTGTCTCGTCCTCAGGGAGAGCTAATAGTTCAGGAACAGCAAATACTGCTGGGCCATCTCCAAGTTCTGCGCCTTCGACACCTTCCACTCAAACCCCAGGAGATGCAATGTCCATGCCACAGCTGCTGCATAATGGTGGTCCATCGAAACCATTAATGATGTTTGGTTCCGATGGCACAGGAAGCTTGACCTCTCCAGTAAACCCACTG GGTGACGTGGACCGTTTGCTGGAAGATGGCTCCTTGGATGACAATGTAGACTCTTTTTTATCACAGGAGGACTTGGATCCTCGAGAAACCATGGGACGCTCTATGGATGCTAGTAAAG GGTCTAGTTTTTCTGAGGTTGCAAAAGCCCGTGCAAGTACAGGCAAGGTTATTTGTTGCCATTTCTCGTCAGATGGAAAACTACTTGCCACCGGAGGCCATGACAAGAAG GCTGTTTTATGGTTTACAGATGCCCTAAACCCCAAATCTACATTAGAAGAGCATTCTATGCTAATTACAGATGTCCGATTTAGCCCAAGCATGACCCGCCTCGCAACATCTTCCTTTGACAAAACCGTACGGGTTTGGGATGCTGACAAT CCAGGTTATTCACTCCGTACTTTCACGGGTCATTCAGCTTCTGTTAAGTCACTTGATTTTCATTCAAATAAAGAAGACATCATTTGCTCCTGTGATAGTGATGGGGAAGTGCGCTGTTGGAGCATAAATAATGGTAGCTGTGTGACATGTGTTAGGGTCTTCAAC GGAGGTGCTACTCAGTTGAGATTTCAACCTCGTCAAGGGAAATATATTGCAGCTGCCTCGGAGAAGACGGTATCGATACTCGATGCAGAAACACTACAAGTTTGTAGAAGTGCTTTACAG GGACACGTAAAGAGTATTCAGTCGATTTGTTGGGATGCTGCGGGTGACTATCTCGCCTCTGTAAGTGAAGATTCTGTCAAGGTGTGGTCATTTACTTCGGGAAATGATGGCGAGCGTGTGCATGAATTGAATTGCAGCGGAAACAAGTTTAATTCTTGTGTTTTTCATCCAAATTATCCATCGTTGCTTGTAATTGGTTGTTATGAG TCCATAGAACTTTGGGACATAAGGGAGAAGAATACTGTGACCATCAGCAATGCACACGATGGCTTAATTGCAGCCCTAGCGGCATCAAATGCATCAGGGCTGGTTGCCTCAGTAAGTCATGATAAGCTTGTCAAGCTCTGGAAATGA
- the LOC124668271 gene encoding transcriptional corepressor LEUNIG-like isoform X2, translating into MSQSQSQSQSQSQSQSQTNWEADKMLDVYIYDYFVKRNLQETAKAFQTEGKVSPDPVAIDAPGGFLFEWWSVFWDIFIARTNEKHSDIAASYIQTQLVKAREHQQQQQQQQQPQQQQQQQQHQSQQQQQHQSQQQQQQQQQQQQQQQQQQQQQQQQQQQQQQQQQQQQQQQQQQQHHQHQQQQSQQQQQQQQQIQMQQMLLQRAAQQQQQQQQRRDGSHLLNGSASGFSGSDPLMRQNPATANAMAAKMYEERLKLSSQRDSLDEASMKVQQRYGENASQVLDPNQALLKAGASGQSSGQILHGTAGGLSGALQQVQARSPQLAMQEQTIKTEMNPVLTPRTAGPEGSFIGVQGSNQGGSNLTLKGWPLTGLDQLRSGILQQKSFMQSPQQQFQQLQFLNPQQQQQLLMQAQQNMASPTASDVDTRRLRMLLNNRNMVIGQDGQTNSGGDIIPNIGSPTQSGGSRTDIDMLIKQQSHSQQQQQLQQSTVSSQQSQSSNQLHQQQEKSGVGCMPIDGSIPNSFVVTDQASKKRKKPVSSSGRANSSGTANTAGPSPSSAPSTPSTQTPGDAMSMPQLLHNGGPSKPLMMFGSDGTGSLTSPVNPLGDVDRLLEDGSLDDNVDSFLSQEDLDPRETMGRSMDASKGSSFSEVAKARASTGKVICCHFSSDGKLLATGGHDKKAVLWFTDALNPKSTLEEHSMLITDVRFSPSMTRLATSSFDKTVRVWDADNPGYSLRTFTGHSASVKSLDFHSNKEDIICSCDSDGEVRCWSINNGSCVTCVRVFNGGATQLRFQPRQGKYIAAASEKTVSILDAETLQVCRSALQGHVKSIQSICWDAAGDYLASVSEDSVKVWSFTSGNDGERVHELNCSGNKFNSCVFHPNYPSLLVIGCYESIELWDIREKNTVTISNAHDGLIAALAASNASGLVASVSHDKLVKLWK; encoded by the exons ATGTCGCAGTCGCAGTCCCAGTCCCAATCCCAGTCCCAGTCCCAGTCCCAGACCAACTGGGAGGCGGATAAGAT GTTGGATGTCTACATATATGACTATTTTGTGAAGAGAAATTTGCAGGAGACTGCAAAAGCCTTCCAAACGGAAGGGAAGGTCTCACCGGATCCAGTTG CAATTGATGCTCCTGGTGGCTTCCTTTTTGAATGGTGGTCAGTATTTTGGGATATATTCATAGCACGGACAAATGAGAAGCACTCAGATATTGCAGCATCATATATTCAG ACTCAGTTAGTGAAAGCAAGGGAAcatcaacagcagcagcagcaacaacaacagcctcagcagcagcagcagcaacaacaacatcaatctcagcagcagcagcaacatcaatctcagcagcagcaacaacagcagcaacaacaacaacaacagcaacaacaacaacaacaacaacaacagcaacaacagcagcaacagcagcaacaacaacaacagcagcagcagcagcaacagcaacaacagcatcatcaacatcaacaacaacaatctcaacagcagcagcaacaacaacagcaaatCCAAATGCAACAAATGTTATTACAGAGAGCTgcacagcagcaacagcagcagcagcagcgcagaGATGGTTCTCATCTTCTTAATGGTTCTGCAAGTGGGTTTTCTGGAAGTGATCCTTTAATGCGACAGAACCCAGCTACTGCCAATGCTATGGCAGCAAAAATGTATGAGGAGAGGTTAAAGCTCTCTTCTCAGCGAGATTCTCTGGATGAGGCATCAATGAAG GTGCAGCAAAGATATGGCGAAAATGCTAGCCAAGTACTTGATCCAAACCAAGCATTGTTGAAAGCAGGTGCAAGCGGACAATCTTCAGG GCAAATTCTGCATGGTACTGCTGGTGGGTTGTCAGGCGCTCTGCAACAAGTTCAGGCAAGAAGCCCGCAACTGGCTATGCAAGAACAG ACTATCAAAACTGAGATGAATCCAGTTTTGACACCAAGAACTGCGGGTCCTGAGGGATCATTCATTGGTGTACAAG GATCTAATCAAGGTGGAAGCAATTTGACTCTGAAAGGTTGGCCACTCACG GGACTCGACCAGCTTCGCTCCGGCATTCTGCAGCAGAAGTCATTTATGCAATCTCCACAACAACAATTTCAACAGCTTCAGTTTCTCAATCCGCAACAGCAACAACAGCTTTTAATGCAAGCACAGCAAAACATGGCTTCGCCTACAGCTAGTGATGTTGACACCAGAAGGTTAAGGATGCTTCTTAATAACAGAAATATGGTCATTGGGCAGGATGGGCAGACAAATAGTGGTGGGGATATTATTCCAAATATTGGTTCTCCTACTCAAAGTGGTGGATCACGCACTGATATAGACATGCTAATAAAG CAGCAAAGTCATagccaacagcaacaacaacttcAGCAATCTACAGTCTCCAGTCAGCAGTCTCAGAGCTCAAACCAGCTTCACCAGCAACAGGAAAAATCTGGAGTTGGATGCATGCCTATTGACGGAAGCATACCAAACTCTTTTGTAGTAACTGACCAA GCATCAAAGAAGAGAAAGAAACCTGTCTCGTCCTCAGGGAGAGCTAATAGTTCAGGAACAGCAAATACTGCTGGGCCATCTCCAAGTTCTGCGCCTTCGACACCTTCCACTCAAACCCCAGGAGATGCAATGTCCATGCCACAGCTGCTGCATAATGGTGGTCCATCGAAACCATTAATGATGTTTGGTTCCGATGGCACAGGAAGCTTGACCTCTCCAGTAAACCCACTG GGTGACGTGGACCGTTTGCTGGAAGATGGCTCCTTGGATGACAATGTAGACTCTTTTTTATCACAGGAGGACTTGGATCCTCGAGAAACCATGGGACGCTCTATGGATGCTAGTAAAG GGTCTAGTTTTTCTGAGGTTGCAAAAGCCCGTGCAAGTACAGGCAAGGTTATTTGTTGCCATTTCTCGTCAGATGGAAAACTACTTGCCACCGGAGGCCATGACAAGAAG GCTGTTTTATGGTTTACAGATGCCCTAAACCCCAAATCTACATTAGAAGAGCATTCTATGCTAATTACAGATGTCCGATTTAGCCCAAGCATGACCCGCCTCGCAACATCTTCCTTTGACAAAACCGTACGGGTTTGGGATGCTGACAAT CCAGGTTATTCACTCCGTACTTTCACGGGTCATTCAGCTTCTGTTAAGTCACTTGATTTTCATTCAAATAAAGAAGACATCATTTGCTCCTGTGATAGTGATGGGGAAGTGCGCTGTTGGAGCATAAATAATGGTAGCTGTGTGACATGTGTTAGGGTCTTCAAC GGAGGTGCTACTCAGTTGAGATTTCAACCTCGTCAAGGGAAATATATTGCAGCTGCCTCGGAGAAGACGGTATCGATACTCGATGCAGAAACACTACAAGTTTGTAGAAGTGCTTTACAG GGACACGTAAAGAGTATTCAGTCGATTTGTTGGGATGCTGCGGGTGACTATCTCGCCTCTGTAAGTGAAGATTCTGTCAAGGTGTGGTCATTTACTTCGGGAAATGATGGCGAGCGTGTGCATGAATTGAATTGCAGCGGAAACAAGTTTAATTCTTGTGTTTTTCATCCAAATTATCCATCGTTGCTTGTAATTGGTTGTTATGAG TCCATAGAACTTTGGGACATAAGGGAGAAGAATACTGTGACCATCAGCAATGCACACGATGGCTTAATTGCAGCCCTAGCGGCATCAAATGCATCAGGGCTGGTTGCCTCAGTAAGTCATGATAAGCTTGTCAAGCTCTGGAAATGA